CCGGAGTCGGCGGCCGCGGCCCGGCGGCTGACCCAGACCGTCGTCCTGCGTCAGTGGGGCCTGTCGGCCCAACTCACCGAGCACGCGGTCCTGCTGGTCTCCGAGCTCGTCGGCAACGCCGTCCGGCACACCGGTGCCCGGTGCTTCGGCCTGCGGATGCTGCGCCGCCGCGGCTGGCTCCGGATAGAGGTGCGCGACCCCTCGCGCGGGCTGCCGTGCCTGCTGCCCGTGCGCGAGCTCGACACGAGCGGCCGGGGGCTGTTCCTGGTCGACAAGCTGTCCGACCGCTGGGGCGTGGACCTGCTGGCGCGCGGCAAGACGACGTGGTTCGAGATGCGGGTCGCCGACCGCTGAGCCGGTGGCGGGCGGGTGCGGCCGGTGCCGTGCGCGTTCACCCCAAACGAAGAGGCCTCCATCCGTCGGAATGCGACGGGCCGGAGGCCTCTTCGTGGGCCGCGGAATGAATTGGGGTGTATCCCGCGGCGTAATGACGACCTGGCCCGGGTCAATGGGGGTCGTTGCCCCGACTATGTCACGCGGAGTGGTCGGGAGCCAAAGGGGCAATCACCCCCAATGGGATATCACTGGCAATACCGTTCGGTAATCAAAGGTGAGCTATGCCACCCGCCTTGCATTCCATGAATCATTTGGCGCGACCGCTTATCTTTATGCGCCTTTACTGTGAGTAATAACGGGGGCCGCGGCCGCGGTCCTTGCGGTCCGGGTGCCCGGCGGGTGTCATGGCACCATCCGGCGCTTCCCGCGCCGCGGACCGATGGAGCCCCCCATGGCACAACCCGCCTTACCCGACCCCGCCACCCCCGCGGCCGGCTACCCGGCCACCCACTGGATCCCGGCCGACAGCGCCAACTACACGGTCTCCGGCCGCCCCGCCGCCTACCCCGTCCGCTACGTCGTGGTCCATGTGACCCAGGAGACGTTCCCCGACGCCATGAAGATCTTCCAGAATCCGCGGTCGAAGGTCTCCGCGCACTACATGGTCGCCTCCGCCGACGGCTACATCGGCCAGTTCGTCCGCGAGAAGGACATCGCCTGGCACGCCGGCAACTGGGACTACAACACCCGCAGCATCGGCATCGAGCACGAGGGCTGGACCGACCGCCCCGAGTACTTCACCGACGCGCTCTACCGCTCCTCCGCGAGGCTCGCCGCCGCCATCTGCACGCGCTACGGCATCCCCAGGACCCGCGCCCATGTCATCGGCCACCACGAGGTCCCCGGCGCCACCCACACCGACCC
The window above is part of the Streptomyces syringium genome. Proteins encoded here:
- a CDS encoding N-acetylmuramoyl-L-alanine amidase, with the protein product MAQPALPDPATPAAGYPATHWIPADSANYTVSGRPAAYPVRYVVVHVTQETFPDAMKIFQNPRSKVSAHYMVASADGYIGQFVREKDIAWHAGNWDYNTRSIGIEHEGWTDRPEYFTDALYRSSARLAAAICTRYGIPRTRAHVIGHHEVPGATHTDPGRYWDWTRYMELVADG
- a CDS encoding ATP-binding protein, whose amino-acid sequence is MPMAYVGRGAWNRRFRCGESLRSPPWRLYGGHDGGMAGLEGSEQPRQRVGTAAVRWSPTVEDELALKALELFGNPTLGEVRLPSRPESAAAARRLTQTVVLRQWGLSAQLTEHAVLLVSELVGNAVRHTGARCFGLRMLRRRGWLRIEVRDPSRGLPCLLPVRELDTSGRGLFLVDKLSDRWGVDLLARGKTTWFEMRVADR